In Synechococcus sp. A18-25c, a single window of DNA contains:
- a CDS encoding DUF2231 domain-containing protein, with translation MLELLPPLNDKNLPWLDVIHPIVVHFVIAMALISVVFDLVGVITRRKNLFEVTFWNLVVATVAIFVAIIFGQIEAGLANPYGASRDILNYHSTIGWSLAGVLGLLTGWRYVVRQKDPTHLPTGFLVIDGVLATLVFCQVYLGDKLVWVYGLHTVPVVEAIRSGAVS, from the coding sequence ATGCTCGAGCTGCTTCCACCGCTCAACGATAAAAATCTTCCCTGGTTGGATGTCATTCACCCAATCGTGGTGCACTTTGTGATCGCGATGGCACTGATCAGCGTCGTGTTCGATCTGGTTGGTGTGATCACGCGCCGAAAGAATCTCTTCGAAGTGACCTTCTGGAATTTGGTGGTGGCCACGGTGGCCATCTTCGTAGCGATTATTTTTGGCCAAATTGAGGCAGGTCTGGCCAATCCGTACGGTGCCTCCCGTGACATCCTCAACTACCACAGCACCATCGGATGGTCACTGGCGGGGGTGTTAGGGCTCCTGACCGGATGGCGTTATGTGGTCCGACAAAAAGATCCCACGCATTTGCCCACCGGCTTTCTCGTCATTGACGGCGTGCTGGCAACCCTCGTGTTCTGCCAGGTGTATCTCGGAGACAAGCTGGTTTGGGTCTACGGACTTCACACCGTCCCGGTGGTGGAAGCCATTCGTAGTGGAGCGGTGTCATGA